From Burkholderia pseudomultivorans, the proteins below share one genomic window:
- a CDS encoding efflux transporter outer membrane subunit, with translation MRLLILSAAVSAALALSACSMAPKLVRPEMPVPTAYTTTAAADQHANAADLGWRTMFGDRRLQRLIELALENNRDLRLAALNVQAAEAQYGIQRSARLPSISAGASFTRQRTAADSQSNPPLLENTQNQYGVNVGVSAFEIDLFGRVKSLSDAAFARYLATDHGRRAVQIALVGSVANAYFAERLAQEQRALSERTLNDWRQSLDLARRLKLADQASGVDIAQAEGQVASASADLEARSRAVEQANNALRLLVGTDLPKNLPDPLSLERQPVMTQLPAGLPSELLYRRPDIQQAEQNLVAANADIGAARAAFFPRLSLTSSIGFLSPGLGSLFDGGQRVWSFAPQVTLPIFQGGRLRSELNLAEVRKSSAVVEYERAIQTAFREVADGLAGRETFSRQIDAQARVVKSAERRTDLVNLRYRAGIEDRLELLDSQRQLYAARQTLLDLRNAELDNAVALYKALGGGLIDTEVPPADSTANS, from the coding sequence ATGCGACTACTCATTCTTTCCGCTGCGGTTTCCGCCGCTCTCGCGTTGTCGGCGTGCTCGATGGCGCCGAAGCTGGTCAGGCCCGAGATGCCGGTGCCGACCGCCTATACGACTACTGCCGCGGCTGACCAGCACGCGAACGCAGCCGATCTTGGCTGGCGCACGATGTTTGGCGATCGTCGCCTGCAGCGCCTAATCGAGCTCGCGCTCGAGAACAACCGCGACCTGCGCCTGGCTGCGCTGAACGTCCAGGCCGCCGAAGCGCAGTATGGCATCCAGCGCTCCGCGCGCCTGCCGTCGATCAGTGCCGGCGCGAGCTTCACGCGCCAGCGCACGGCGGCCGACTCGCAATCGAACCCGCCGCTACTCGAAAACACGCAGAACCAGTATGGCGTGAACGTAGGCGTCAGCGCCTTCGAGATCGACCTGTTCGGCCGTGTGAAGTCGCTGTCCGATGCGGCGTTCGCGCGCTACCTCGCGACCGATCACGGCCGTCGCGCCGTGCAGATTGCACTCGTCGGCTCCGTGGCCAACGCGTATTTCGCCGAGCGCCTCGCGCAGGAGCAGCGCGCGCTGTCCGAGCGCACGCTGAACGACTGGCGCCAGTCGCTCGACCTCGCGCGCCGGCTCAAACTCGCGGATCAAGCCAGCGGCGTCGACATCGCGCAGGCCGAAGGCCAGGTCGCGAGCGCCAGCGCCGATCTCGAGGCGCGTTCGCGCGCCGTCGAGCAGGCCAACAATGCGCTGCGGCTGCTGGTCGGTACCGACCTGCCGAAGAACCTGCCCGACCCGCTGTCGCTGGAACGCCAGCCGGTGATGACGCAACTGCCGGCCGGACTGCCGTCGGAATTGCTGTACCGCCGGCCGGACATCCAGCAGGCCGAGCAGAATCTCGTGGCCGCCAACGCCGACATCGGCGCGGCGCGCGCGGCGTTCTTCCCGCGCCTGTCGCTGACCTCGTCGATCGGGTTCCTCAGCCCGGGGCTGGGCAGCCTGTTCGACGGCGGCCAGCGCGTATGGAGCTTCGCGCCGCAGGTCACGCTGCCGATCTTCCAGGGTGGCCGGCTGCGTTCCGAGCTGAATCTCGCGGAAGTGCGCAAGTCCAGCGCGGTCGTCGAGTATGAACGCGCGATCCAGACTGCATTCCGGGAAGTGGCCGACGGCCTCGCCGGACGCGAGACCTTCAGCCGTCAGATCGACGCGCAGGCGCGGGTCGTCAAGAGCGCCGAGCGCCGTACCGACCTCGTCAATCTGCGTTATCGCGCGGGCATCGAGGATAGGCTGGAGCTGCTCGACTCGCAGCGACAGCTGTATGCCGCGCGTCAGACGCTGTTGGACCTGCGCAACGCCGAACTGGACAACGCGGTCGCGCTCTACAAGGCGCTCGGTGGCGGTCTGATCGACACCGAAGTCCCTCCCGCCGACAGCACGGCGAACTCCTGA
- a CDS encoding efflux RND transporter permease subunit — MSQFFIRRPVFAWVIALFIILLGLIAIPELPVARYPSVAPPTVTITATYPGATPQTMSDSVLSLIERELSGVRNLLYFESSADTSGQAQITATFKPGTDSAMAQVDVQNKLKSVEPRLPPVVRQNGVIVQSAATGFLLFVGLKSDSGRYDENALADYMARNVVEDLRRVEGVGKVQLFGSEQAMRIWVDPQKLITYGLSMNDLTTAVSQQNVQIAPGSLGAAPAMRGQRVTVPLTAQGQLTTPEQFAKIVLRANANGSKVVLGDVARVELGPQAFTFVNSENGKPATFAGVQLAPGANAVKTAEAVREQLDMIAKTMPAGMTYSIPFDTAPFVKISIEKVIHTLLEAMVLVFLVMYLFLQNVRYTLIPAIVAPVAMLGTFAVMLMTGFSINVLTMFGMVLAIGIIVDDAIVVVENVERLMVEEGLSPKDATIKAMKEITGAIIGITLVLTAVFLPMAMSSGSVGVIYQQFTLSMAVSILFSALLALTLTPALCATMLKPIEHGHHEKRGFFGWFNRRFDRLTGWYETRVGRLVGRTGRVMLLFIAISVALVFGFRMLPSSFLPEEDQGYFMTGFLLPADSTVERTGDVVKTLEKHLASRPAIQSSISIIGYGFSGLGSNAALNYAVLKDWGKREGSSTMEEAMHAQAAMGGVTEGTVMSLLPPAIDGLGTSSGFTMRLQDRANQGYAALKAAEMKLLELAAQSKIVTGVYPDSLPAGTSVKLDIDRDKAEALGVSFTTISDTLSAAMGSTYVNDFPNAGRMQQVIIQADAPARMQIDNVMKLYVRNAAGGMVPLSEVVRPVWSETPLQLVRFQGYPSARISGGSAPGYSSGAAMAEMERLAAQLPPGFTVAWTGQSLQERESASQAPMLMALSMIVVFLVLAALYESWAIPLSVMLVVPLGLIGALAAVLLRGLPNDVFFKVGMITVIGLSAKNAILIVEFAKQLREEGKGLIEAAVQSSKLRLRPILMTSLAFGLGVVPLMIATGASAETQHAIGTGVFGGMVAATVLAIFFVPVFFVFVMSIQERISAWLASGKKRANVTPEQEG; from the coding sequence ATGTCCCAATTCTTCATCCGCCGCCCGGTCTTCGCGTGGGTGATCGCCCTCTTCATCATCTTGCTGGGCCTGATCGCCATTCCCGAACTGCCGGTTGCGCGCTATCCGTCGGTCGCACCGCCGACCGTCACCATTACCGCCACCTACCCCGGCGCCACGCCGCAGACGATGAGCGACAGCGTGCTGAGCCTCATCGAGCGCGAGCTTTCCGGCGTACGTAACCTTCTGTACTTCGAATCGTCAGCCGATACCTCCGGCCAGGCGCAGATCACCGCGACCTTCAAGCCCGGTACCGATTCGGCAATGGCCCAGGTGGACGTACAGAACAAGCTCAAGTCAGTCGAACCGCGCCTGCCGCCCGTCGTGCGGCAGAACGGCGTGATCGTGCAATCGGCCGCCACCGGCTTCCTGCTGTTCGTCGGCCTCAAGTCAGACAGCGGCCGCTACGACGAAAACGCACTCGCGGACTACATGGCGCGCAACGTCGTCGAAGACTTGCGACGCGTCGAGGGCGTCGGCAAGGTGCAACTGTTCGGTTCGGAACAGGCCATGCGCATCTGGGTCGATCCGCAGAAGCTGATCACCTACGGTCTGTCGATGAACGACCTGACCACTGCCGTCAGCCAGCAAAACGTTCAGATCGCGCCGGGCAGCCTCGGGGCTGCGCCTGCGATGCGGGGCCAGCGCGTGACGGTGCCGCTCACCGCGCAAGGCCAGCTCACGACGCCGGAGCAGTTCGCCAAGATCGTGCTGCGCGCGAACGCGAACGGCTCGAAGGTCGTGCTCGGCGATGTCGCACGGGTCGAACTCGGCCCGCAGGCGTTCACCTTCGTGAACAGCGAGAACGGCAAGCCGGCCACTTTCGCCGGCGTGCAACTGGCGCCGGGCGCCAATGCGGTGAAGACGGCGGAAGCCGTGCGCGAGCAACTGGACATGATCGCCAAAACCATGCCGGCCGGCATGACCTACTCGATCCCGTTCGATACCGCACCGTTCGTGAAGATCTCGATCGAGAAGGTGATTCACACGCTGCTCGAAGCGATGGTGCTCGTGTTCCTCGTGATGTACCTGTTCCTGCAGAACGTGCGCTACACGCTGATCCCGGCGATCGTCGCGCCGGTCGCGATGCTCGGCACGTTCGCGGTGATGCTGATGACCGGTTTCTCGATCAACGTGCTGACGATGTTCGGCATGGTGCTCGCGATCGGCATCATCGTCGACGATGCGATCGTCGTCGTCGAGAACGTCGAACGCCTGATGGTCGAAGAAGGGCTGTCGCCGAAGGATGCAACGATCAAGGCCATGAAGGAGATTACCGGCGCGATCATCGGCATCACGTTGGTGCTGACGGCCGTGTTCCTGCCGATGGCGATGTCGAGCGGCTCGGTCGGTGTGATCTATCAGCAGTTCACATTGTCGATGGCCGTGTCGATCCTGTTCTCCGCACTGCTCGCGCTGACGCTCACGCCGGCCCTGTGCGCAACGATGCTCAAGCCGATCGAGCACGGTCACCATGAGAAACGCGGCTTCTTCGGCTGGTTCAACCGCCGCTTCGATCGCCTGACGGGCTGGTACGAGACGCGCGTCGGCCGCCTGGTCGGCCGCACGGGCCGCGTCATGCTGCTGTTCATCGCGATTTCCGTCGCACTGGTATTCGGCTTCCGCATGCTGCCGTCGTCGTTCCTGCCCGAAGAAGACCAGGGTTACTTCATGACCGGCTTCCTGCTCCCGGCGGATTCGACCGTCGAGCGCACGGGCGACGTGGTCAAGACGCTCGAGAAGCACCTCGCCTCGCGTCCGGCGATCCAGTCGAGCATCTCCATCATCGGCTACGGCTTCTCCGGTCTCGGTTCCAACGCGGCACTGAACTACGCGGTCCTCAAGGACTGGGGCAAGCGGGAAGGTTCGTCCACGATGGAAGAAGCGATGCACGCGCAGGCTGCAATGGGGGGCGTGACCGAAGGTACGGTCATGAGCCTGCTGCCGCCGGCCATTGACGGGCTGGGCACCAGCTCGGGATTCACGATGCGCCTGCAGGATCGTGCCAACCAGGGCTACGCCGCGCTCAAGGCGGCAGAGATGAAGCTGCTCGAACTGGCCGCCCAAAGCAAAATCGTGACGGGGGTCTATCCGGACAGCCTGCCGGCCGGCACAAGCGTGAAGCTGGATATCGACCGCGACAAGGCCGAAGCGCTAGGCGTGTCGTTCACGACCATCAGCGATACGTTGTCGGCCGCGATGGGCTCGACCTATGTGAACGACTTCCCGAACGCGGGCCGCATGCAGCAGGTGATCATCCAGGCCGATGCCCCGGCACGCATGCAGATCGACAACGTGATGAAGCTCTACGTGCGCAACGCGGCCGGCGGCATGGTGCCGTTGTCCGAGGTGGTGCGTCCGGTCTGGTCAGAGACCCCGCTCCAGTTGGTGCGCTTCCAGGGTTATCCGTCCGCACGCATCTCCGGCGGTTCGGCGCCCGGCTACTCCAGCGGCGCGGCGATGGCCGAGATGGAGCGCCTGGCCGCGCAGTTGCCGCCGGGCTTCACGGTGGCGTGGACGGGCCAGTCCCTGCAGGAGCGCGAGTCGGCCTCTCAGGCGCCGATGCTGATGGCGCTGTCGATGATCGTCGTGTTTCTGGTGCTCGCGGCGCTCTACGAGAGCTGGGCGATTCCGCTGTCGGTGATGCTGGTGGTGCCGCTCGGCCTGATCGGCGCACTCGCCGCAGTCCTGCTCCGCGGGCTGCCGAACGACGTGTTCTTCAAGGTCGGGATGATTACGGTGATCGGCTTGTCCGCGAAGAACGCAATCCTGATCGTCGAGTTCGCGAAGCAGTTGCGCGAGGAAGGCAAGGGGCTGATCGAGGCGGCCGTACAGTCGTCGAAGCTACGCCTGCGCCCGATCCTGATGACCTCGCTCGCGTTCGGCCTCGGTGTCGTGCCTTTGATGATCGCAACCGGCGCCAGCGCCGAAACGCAGCACGCGATCGGTACCGGTGTGTTCGGCGGCATGGTCGCCGCCACCGTGCTGGCCATTTTCTTCGTGCCGGTTTTCTTTGTGTTCGTGATGAGCATCCAGGAACGCATCTCGGCATGGCTCGCGTCTGGCAAGAAGCGCGCCAACGTGACCCCCGAACAAGAAGGTTGA
- a CDS encoding paraquat-inducible protein A, whose amino-acid sequence MDTFPTLIVCEHCDSVYRRRALAPHEIARCERCSAVLFRSSWLDIDRWLALSIASGVVFAIANLCPIMRISVQGRHSEATLWQSALALAQGFAAPIAIPTALAIVVVPFLQVATLIWLLAFARARHRAPAFGPLMRLLVALRPWSMIEVGLLGILIAIIKLSSIMQIIPGAGLWATAVLMVLIPVIAGHDARQLWDWVVPVEPAGGHP is encoded by the coding sequence ATGGACACGTTTCCGACCCTGATCGTCTGCGAGCATTGCGACAGCGTCTACCGACGCCGCGCACTGGCGCCTCACGAGATCGCGCGTTGCGAACGGTGTTCAGCCGTGTTGTTTCGATCGAGCTGGCTCGATATCGACCGGTGGCTCGCGCTGTCCATTGCTTCAGGCGTCGTCTTCGCCATCGCCAACCTTTGCCCGATCATGCGAATCAGCGTGCAGGGGCGGCATAGCGAAGCCACGCTGTGGCAATCCGCGCTTGCGCTCGCGCAGGGATTCGCCGCGCCGATCGCGATTCCAACGGCCCTTGCCATCGTGGTGGTGCCGTTTCTACAGGTTGCGACGCTGATCTGGTTACTGGCCTTTGCCCGCGCGAGGCATCGCGCGCCCGCGTTCGGCCCGCTGATGCGGTTACTTGTCGCGCTGCGACCATGGAGCATGATCGAGGTCGGATTGCTCGGCATCCTCATCGCCATCATCAAGCTGTCCAGCATCATGCAGATCATTCCCGGCGCCGGCTTGTGGGCCACGGCGGTGCTGATGGTGCTGATTCCGGTGATCGCCGGCCACGATGCGCGCCAGTTATGGGACTGGGTTGTGCCGGTGGAGCCCGCCGGAGGACACCCGTGA
- a CDS encoding phytoene/squalene synthase family protein, which yields MTTDTHSADLLGNLLKNVSRSFYLSLCVLPDGMREPVGLAYLIARAADTIADTALVAPDRRVALLTQLRENVEQLDDGVSLSHALEDVTRMQTDSHEHVLLGSIPPMLALLRAQTDADSAAIRKVVATLTSGMEFDLRTFPDEQSGQVASLPTYDMLDRYTYLVAGCVGEFWTDMTGAHTCAARSWDFQDMFDKGIQFGKALQMTNILRDCAKDLPIGRCYLPDDVLAAHGLGVSDLMQPGASTRARGVLIDLLRVALDQYRDACLYTLAIPRRFVRLRLACLWPILIGLETLELLAGHDAWLDPTAPAKVPRKRVYQIMVLSLLIIGSNVAIETRIARLIASVDALAQIKAPAAC from the coding sequence ATGACCACCGATACCCATTCCGCCGATCTGCTCGGCAATCTCCTCAAGAATGTTTCGCGCTCCTTTTACCTGTCGCTGTGCGTGCTGCCTGACGGCATGCGCGAACCGGTCGGGCTCGCATACCTGATCGCGCGCGCGGCCGATACCATCGCGGACACCGCACTCGTCGCCCCGGACCGCCGTGTGGCGCTGCTGACGCAATTGCGCGAGAACGTCGAGCAGCTTGACGACGGTGTCTCACTGTCCCATGCACTCGAGGACGTGACGCGGATGCAGACGGATTCTCACGAACACGTGCTGCTCGGCTCGATACCGCCGATGCTCGCGCTGCTGCGCGCGCAGACGGATGCCGACAGCGCGGCGATCCGCAAGGTCGTCGCAACGCTCACTTCCGGCATGGAATTCGACCTGCGCACGTTTCCGGACGAACAGTCGGGGCAGGTCGCTTCACTGCCGACGTACGACATGCTCGATCGCTACACCTACCTGGTCGCGGGTTGCGTCGGAGAGTTCTGGACGGATATGACGGGCGCGCACACATGTGCTGCACGCAGCTGGGACTTCCAGGACATGTTTGATAAAGGGATCCAGTTCGGCAAGGCGCTGCAGATGACCAACATTTTGCGCGACTGCGCGAAGGATCTCCCTATTGGCCGTTGCTACCTGCCGGACGACGTGCTGGCCGCGCACGGGCTTGGCGTGTCCGATCTGATGCAGCCGGGTGCGTCGACGCGTGCGCGCGGCGTCCTGATCGACCTGTTGCGCGTAGCGCTCGACCAGTATCGCGATGCGTGTCTGTATACACTCGCGATCCCGCGTCGCTTCGTGCGGTTGCGGCTCGCGTGCCTGTGGCCGATTCTTATCGGCCTCGAGACGCTCGAGCTATTGGCCGGCCACGACGCGTGGCTCGACCCGACGGCGCCGGCCAAGGTACCGAGAAAGCGCGTCTACCAGATCATGGTGTTGTCGCTGTTGATCATCGGTTCGAACGTGGCGATTGAGACACGGATAGCACGGCTCATTGCGTCCGTCGATGCGTTGGCTCAGATCAAGGCACCGGCTGCCTGCTAA
- a CDS encoding paraquat-inducible protein A: MSLPVRASQLGMVGCHACGLVCRPSSPAEQDAVPHASETKHCPRCESALHPRRSNSLVRAWALLIASLIFYIPANLLPVMRTTLLGSQSESTILSGVVMFWNAGSYGIASVIFIASVVVPCTKFLAIGMLLVTTGRHSVSAMRERTVLYRAVELIGYWSMLDVLVVAIICALVRFGPLSEIEPRAGILFFGMVVILTMLSAMSFDPRLIWDAEEA, from the coding sequence GTGAGCCTGCCCGTGCGCGCCAGTCAGCTGGGTATGGTCGGGTGCCATGCTTGCGGCCTTGTCTGCCGCCCATCTTCACCCGCCGAGCAGGATGCGGTTCCGCACGCGTCCGAAACGAAACACTGCCCGCGATGCGAGTCCGCGCTGCACCCTCGTCGTTCGAACAGCCTCGTGCGCGCCTGGGCGCTCCTGATCGCCAGTCTGATTTTCTACATCCCGGCCAACCTTTTGCCGGTGATGCGCACCACGCTGCTCGGCAGCCAAAGCGAATCGACGATTCTCAGCGGCGTCGTGATGTTCTGGAATGCGGGTTCGTACGGCATCGCGTCGGTCATCTTCATTGCGAGCGTCGTCGTGCCGTGCACGAAGTTCCTCGCTATCGGAATGTTGCTCGTCACGACGGGTCGGCACAGCGTGTCGGCCATGCGCGAGCGGACCGTGCTGTACCGCGCGGTCGAACTGATTGGCTACTGGTCGATGCTCGACGTGCTGGTCGTCGCGATCATCTGCGCGCTGGTGAGGTTCGGTCCGCTTTCCGAGATCGAGCCACGCGCCGGCATTTTGTTTTTCGGCATGGTCGTCATTCTCACGATGCTGTCTGCGATGAGTTTTGACCCACGCCTCATTTGGGACGCCGAGGAAGCATGA
- a CDS encoding efflux RND transporter periplasmic adaptor subunit — MKNHKRCCYSAVGALVTAAILAGCGQSEQQAAAPATPVAAMTLATSRLDLTEDLPGRVAAVRIAEIRPQVSGIVQRRLFEQGTEVRAGQPLFQINPAPFKADMDTAAASLQRAQAALERAKVQTTRLKPLVEADAISRQVYDDSVSQRDQAAADVAQARATLARRQLDLKFATVEAPIAGRIDQALVTEGALVASTDSQPMARIQQIDQVYVDVRQPAASLEALRGALASQPQASDSNGVPVDVLRDDDTRYDARGRMLFSGVNVDPGTGDVLVRVLVDNPKRQLLPGMYVRARIPRGHYDNALIVPQQAIVRAGGKPQVWVLDAKGTAHLKAVEVGELTHRSYRIKSGLQAGQKIVVEGMERLTDGAAVTATAWKAPEAVETASSH; from the coding sequence ATGAAAAATCACAAACGATGCTGCTACAGCGCCGTCGGCGCGCTGGTGACGGCGGCGATACTGGCGGGTTGCGGGCAATCCGAACAGCAAGCCGCTGCACCCGCTACTCCGGTTGCGGCAATGACCCTGGCGACCTCGCGTCTCGACCTGACCGAAGACCTGCCCGGCCGTGTCGCAGCCGTCCGGATCGCCGAGATCCGGCCGCAGGTGAGCGGCATCGTCCAACGACGGTTGTTCGAACAGGGCACGGAGGTGCGCGCCGGCCAGCCGCTGTTCCAGATCAATCCGGCACCGTTCAAGGCCGACATGGACACGGCCGCGGCGTCTCTGCAACGCGCGCAAGCCGCGCTCGAACGGGCCAAGGTCCAGACCACACGACTCAAGCCGCTCGTCGAAGCCGACGCAATCAGCCGTCAGGTCTATGACGACTCGGTGTCCCAACGCGACCAGGCTGCCGCCGACGTCGCGCAAGCTCGCGCGACACTCGCACGTCGCCAACTCGACCTGAAGTTCGCGACCGTCGAGGCACCGATCGCCGGCCGCATCGATCAGGCCCTCGTGACCGAAGGCGCACTGGTGGCAAGCACCGACAGCCAGCCGATGGCGCGCATCCAGCAGATCGACCAGGTCTACGTGGACGTGCGCCAGCCGGCCGCCTCGCTCGAAGCGCTGCGCGGCGCGCTCGCGTCGCAGCCGCAAGCGTCGGACAGCAACGGCGTGCCGGTCGACGTTTTGCGCGACGACGATACACGCTACGACGCGCGCGGCCGCATGCTGTTCTCGGGCGTCAACGTCGATCCTGGCACCGGCGACGTGCTGGTGCGCGTGCTGGTCGACAACCCGAAGCGCCAGCTGCTGCCGGGCATGTACGTACGTGCCCGCATCCCGCGTGGGCATTACGACAACGCGTTGATCGTGCCGCAGCAGGCCATCGTCCGCGCGGGCGGCAAGCCGCAGGTATGGGTGCTCGACGCGAAGGGCACGGCGCATCTGAAAGCCGTCGAGGTCGGCGAACTGACGCATCGCAGCTATCGCATCAAGTCGGGGCTACAGGCAGGCCAGAAGATCGTCGTCGAGGGCATGGAACGCCTGACCGACGGTGCGGCGGTAACGGCGACTGCATGGAAGGCGCCTGAAGCGGTCGAGACCGCTTCGTCGCACTGA
- a CDS encoding response regulator: MNPLILIAEDDPEIAEILDAYLAHDRFRTYRVSHGQAVLDVLPMLKPDLILLDVRMPQKDGWEVLLEVRRRSDTPIVILTALDREIDRLQGLRFGADDYITKPFNPAEVVARIRAILRRFETAKSGRVIKVGKLEIDTQSYLTTIRTDTGGTSVSLTLTEFRLLAHLASSPNRVFTRSELVSACLPDGDALERTVDSHISRLRKKLECAGAPGMPDVMRGVGYRLLGVQ; the protein is encoded by the coding sequence ATGAACCCTCTGATACTCATTGCCGAAGACGATCCGGAGATCGCGGAAATACTCGACGCCTACCTCGCTCACGACCGCTTCCGTACCTATCGTGTCAGTCACGGGCAGGCCGTGCTCGACGTGCTGCCGATGCTGAAGCCCGACCTGATCCTGCTCGACGTCAGGATGCCGCAGAAGGATGGCTGGGAAGTCCTCCTCGAAGTGCGACGCCGCAGCGACACGCCTATCGTCATCCTCACGGCGCTGGACCGCGAGATCGATCGATTGCAAGGGCTGCGTTTCGGCGCGGACGACTACATCACCAAGCCATTCAATCCAGCCGAGGTGGTCGCGCGCATTCGTGCGATCCTGCGCCGTTTCGAAACGGCCAAGTCGGGACGCGTCATCAAGGTCGGCAAGCTCGAGATCGACACACAAAGCTATCTGACCACGATCCGCACCGACACCGGAGGGACCAGCGTCTCGCTGACGTTGACCGAGTTTCGGCTGCTCGCCCATCTGGCAAGTTCGCCGAATCGCGTGTTCACGCGCAGCGAACTGGTCAGCGCCTGCCTGCCCGACGGCGATGCACTGGAGCGTACCGTCGATAGCCATATCAGTCGGCTACGCAAGAAACTCGAATGCGCTGGTGCGCCCGGGATGCCGGACGTGATGCGCGGCGTGGGCTATCGACTGCTAGGTGTCCAATAA
- a CDS encoding TetR/AcrR family transcriptional regulator — protein sequence MFAKQGYAATSVRKIAGLAGVDPALMSHHFGSKEGLWTAVVEQLAVQLGPVIETTKQLRNSRMSSIERVRQAMILFIDSLFETPDVGMFFATATTEHGARLDLLVDRLIGPYRDAVVPLLQDAIEARKVKPCDPELMHAMIVNAISNTVSYGHVLAKFSDLTEHPEQFKSGMLNIAMGLLR from the coding sequence ATGTTTGCCAAACAAGGCTATGCCGCCACAAGCGTGCGGAAGATCGCTGGCCTTGCCGGGGTCGATCCGGCGTTGATGTCACATCATTTTGGGTCGAAAGAAGGGCTCTGGACTGCGGTAGTCGAACAACTGGCCGTACAGCTGGGACCCGTGATCGAAACGACGAAGCAATTGCGCAATAGCCGCATGTCCTCGATCGAGCGTGTCCGGCAAGCCATGATACTTTTTATCGACAGCCTGTTCGAAACGCCTGACGTCGGAATGTTTTTTGCGACCGCGACGACAGAACATGGTGCGCGATTGGATCTGCTGGTCGACAGGTTGATCGGCCCTTATCGCGACGCAGTCGTCCCGCTTCTCCAGGACGCCATAGAGGCTCGCAAGGTAAAGCCATGCGATCCTGAGCTTATGCATGCGATGATCGTCAATGCAATAAGCAACACGGTCTCTTATGGTCACGTGCTGGCCAAATTCTCGGATCTTACCGAGCATCCCGAGCAGTTCAAGAGCGGCATGCTGAACATCGCCATGGGGTTGCTGCGTTAA